The Miscanthus floridulus cultivar M001 chromosome 17, ASM1932011v1, whole genome shotgun sequence genome has a window encoding:
- the LOC136515754 gene encoding uncharacterized protein: protein MRRLHHPTIEGPHKNSQWSHIPVTFDNTDLKLKDYPHTDAMVIETNLASWAVTRILVNTSNSVDILFSSTFDNMKLERKLLQLAGRPLYGFGGKQVKAIGNITLPVTFRDQNNSRTEHITFDMVDMLYNYNTIFGRGVTNIFSAALHPGYLCMKLLSAKGIIAIYGNQDLARIVEETATLGQKNVQNLNKEKPKAKDPSHDELEQQT, encoded by the coding sequence ATGAGGCGGCTGCACCACCCCACTATCGAGGGGCCCCACAAGAACTCACAGTGGTCCCACATCCCAGTAACCTTCGACAACACAGATCTCAAACTGAAAGACTACCCTCACACCGATGCAATGGTCATCGAGACAAACCTGGCCAGTTGGGCAGTAACAAGGATCCTAGTCAACACTAGCAACTCTGTAGACATCCTATTCTCATCAACCTTCGACAACATGAAACTCGAAAGAAAACTTCTCCAACTGGCAGGCCGCCCGCTATACGGCTTTGGAGGCAAGCAGGTAAAGGCAATAGGAAACATAACACTTCCAGTAACCTTCAGAGACCAAAACAACAGCAGAACAGAACACATAACCTTTGACATGGTGGACATGTTGTACAACTACAATACAATCTTCGGCCGAGGGGTTACAAACATCTTCAGCGCAGCCCTCCACCCGGGCTATCTCTGCATGAAGCTGCTCTCTGCCAAAGGCATCATTGCCATATACGGCAATCAAGACCTCGCTAGAATAGTAGAAGAAACAGCTACCTTAGGTCAGAAAAATGTACAGAACCTCAACAAAGAAAAGCCAAAAGCTAAGGATCCTTCACACGATGAACTAGAACAGCAAACCTGA